In one Planctomycetota bacterium genomic region, the following are encoded:
- the dapF gene encoding diaminopimelate epimerase, with product MRFVKLQGAGNDYIYINGIETAVARPEELARRVSDRHFGVGADGLILVLPAEGEGDVRMRIFNADGSEAEMCGNGVRGVAKFAADRGLAAGDTVRVETEAGLREVTLERDPDGKVVRAGVSMGRPVLDPEKIPVLLEGDRVVDVPLVVGGRTLWMTCVNMGNPHAVFYADDAEAWPLETLGPKIEHHALFPERVNVHVVEVVSLGEVVMRTWERGSGPTLACGTGASA from the coding sequence ATGCGATTCGTGAAACTCCAGGGCGCTGGGAACGACTACATTTATATCAACGGCATTGAGACGGCCGTAGCCCGGCCGGAAGAACTGGCTCGCCGCGTGAGCGACCGCCACTTCGGCGTCGGGGCCGACGGCCTGATCCTCGTCCTGCCGGCCGAGGGCGAGGGCGACGTCCGCATGCGCATCTTCAACGCGGACGGCTCCGAGGCCGAGATGTGCGGCAACGGGGTTCGCGGCGTGGCGAAGTTTGCGGCCGACCGCGGCCTGGCGGCAGGCGATACGGTCCGCGTGGAGACCGAGGCGGGTCTGCGCGAGGTCACGCTCGAGCGCGATCCGGACGGGAAGGTCGTCCGGGCCGGCGTCTCGATGGGCCGGCCCGTCCTGGACCCCGAGAAGATCCCGGTCCTTCTGGAGGGCGACCGCGTCGTCGACGTGCCGCTGGTGGTGGGCGGGCGGACGCTCTGGATGACCTGCGTCAATATGGGGAATCCCCATGCGGTGTTCTACGCCGACGACGCCGAGGCCTGGCCGCTCGAGACCCTCGGTCCGAAGATCGAGCATCACGCCCTTTTTCCGGAGCGTGTGAACGTCCACGTGGTCGAGGTGGTCTCGCTCGGCGAGGTGGTGATGCGGACGTGGGAGCGCGGGAGCGGCCCGACGCTGGCCTGCGGGACGGGGGCGTCGGCC